In Corynebacterium frankenforstense DSM 45800, the DNA window CGGGGGTGACCGAGATGCGCTTGTTGACGATCGGCACGCCCAGCTCGGAGCTGATCGCCTCGCAGGTGGACACGAGGTCCTTCGCCTGGCCGACGACCTTGTCGTGGACGGCGCGGGCGGTCTCGGCCATCGTCGGGCGCGCGCAGTCGAGCAGCGAGATGCCCATCGTGACCGTGCGGATGTCGAGGCGGTACTTCTCGATCATCTCGATGGTGTCGAGGATGTTGGCCGCGTTCAGTGTCAGAGCCATGGGGCGCGGCCTCCTAAATCTCGTTGACCGCGGAGAACAGGGCCTCGGACTGGATGCGGATGACCAGGTTCTGCTCCTTCTCCACCGCGCCCATGCGCTCCTGGATCGCCTCGATGCCCGTGGCGGCGTCGTCGAACTCGACGCGCAGGATCATGGTGAACCAGCGCTCCATGATGGTCTGGGAGACGTCGAGGATGTTGATCTTCTGCTCGGCGAGCGCGGCGGTGACGCCCGCGATGATTCCGGTGTGGTCCGCACCGGTGACGGTCATGATCGCGTACATGGTCAAGGACCTTACCCGGGGCCACGGGGGCCGCCCCCACACAGGATGGGGGAGCGGGGGCGCGGCGGGGGCGGTCGCGGGGCGCGCGTGCAAAGATGAGGTCATGGAAATGACGCGGGGCACAGGCAGGCGGGGCCGCTTCACCCGCCGGGGCGAGCGGTTCTTCCACCGCTGGCTCTGGGGTGCGCAGGAGACCTGGGCCGACGGGAAGCTGACCGTGGCCGTCGAGGAGGGCACCCCGGGCGACGGGGCGGCGGTGCCCCGCACGGACCTCGAGCTCGCGCTGGCCGAGGGGCGCTCCGGCGCGCCGTCCTCGACCGCCCGGCGGCGGCGCTCGGCGCTGTGGCGGATCGGCATGTGGACCCTGATCGCGCTCATCGCGGTCGCGATCACGGTCTTCCTCATCTTCCTCGACGACGACGTGTGGATGCGCGTGCTGTGCTTCCTGGTCTTCGTGCCCGCGTTCTCGATCTGCTCGGCGTTCGGGCTGCGCGAGAACGTCGGCAGGCTGAGCGAGATCACGCGCCTGCGCCGCGCCCTGGACACAGCGTGGGCGGACGGGCGGCTGCGCTACGCGGCCTTCCGCACCGGCGCGGTGACCTGCCGCGGCTTCCACACGACGACCATGCGCACGCTCTTCGGCGGCGACGAGTCCGACGAGTACTCGGCGATCATCGCCGATGTCCCCGTGGCCGGGATCCTGCACGACGGCCGGCCCTTCGAGAAGGACTGCAGGGGGTGCCTGCTGCGCATGAAGTCCGACGGGCTGCTCTCGAAGGTGGTCTTCGCCAAGGGGCCCTACGGTGAAGAGAAGGACGACGTCGACGACGCCGACAACGGCTGGACGATCGTGCGCTACCTCGCCGGCGACGAGGAGGAGACCCTCGCCCTCGACCCGCTGATCGGCGCCCGCCGGGCGCGCGCCGCGCTCGAAAAGGTCGGCCTGCTGGGCCCGGGGGACTAGCGGGCCGTCGGCGCGCCCGGTACGTAGGGTGGGGCCATGACGCAGACGACACAGACAGACAGCCCCCGCAACGTCCTGGTCATCGGCGGCCACGGCAAGGTCGCCCTCCTGGCCACCCCGAAGCTCGTCGCCCGCGGCGACCGGGTCACCTCAGTGATCCGCGCGGCCGAGCAGGCCCGCGACGTCGAGAAGCTCGGCGCCACCGCGCACCTCGCCGACATCACCGCGCTCGACGCCGCGCAGTGGCGCGAGCTCGTCTCGGGCCACGACGTCGTCGTCTGGTCCGCCGGCGCCGGTGGGAAGGGCGGCGCCGAGGCGACCTACGCCGTCGACCGCGACGCCGCGCTGGCGTTGGTGGCGGCTCTCGAGGAGCTCGGTGCGGACGCGCCGCGGCTGATCCTCGTCTCCTACGCCGGCTCGCTGCACAACCCCTGGGGCGAGGGCCACGGCATGCACGCCTACGGGGAGGCCAAGCAGGCCGTCGACGAGCGCCTGGCCTCCGGCGTGCCCTTCGACCACCTGGTGCTCGCCCCGGGCGTGCTCACCCTGGAGCCGGACCGGGGTCTCGAGCCGATCCCGGACGAGGCGGGTGCGGCCGCCGAGACGTCCCGCGAGCTGGTCGCCGACGTCATCGTCGAGGCCGCCGGGCGCGCGGACTTCCCGCACGCCGCGCGCTTCGCCTTCGTCGACGGCGACGGGCCGGTCGCCGGGGCGGACTTCGGCGCCTGACTGAGACCCCGCTTTCCGACGCCCGCGCCTAGCCCACGAGGGCGGGCACGTGCGCGTCGGTGTGGTCGCGCGCCTGCCGGCGCGCGGCGTCGGCGGCGGCGTGGGCGACGAAGGAGCGCAGCAGCGTGCGCGGGGCCGAGGTGTCCACCAGCGGCAGGCCGGAGACGATGGCGTCGAACTCGGCGTCGTCGTAGTAGCCGTGGCCGTGGAAGAAGCCCATGCGCACGCGCATGGCGTCGGCGTCCATCTCGCTGTGGAACTGGCAGGTCCACAGCCGCTCGCCGTAGCGCACGGCCTGCACGGGGCAGGAGGGGCCGGTCGCCAGCAGCGTGGCGGCAGGCCCGAGCGCGGTGATGTTCTCGGTGTGGCCGGTCAGCGCGGTGAAGGTCGCCGGCAGCGCGCCGAAGACGGGGTCAGACTTTCCGGCCGCGGTGAGCTCGACGGTGGTGGCCCCGGCGTTCTCCGGGTGGGTGCGCCCGATCTCGCCGCCGGTGGACCGCGCGATCGCGGAGCCGCCGTAGCAGACGGAGAGCACGGGCACCGGCGCGGCGAGCAGCCCGGCGAGCTGGACGTTGACGTTCTGCTGCCAGCGGCTGTGCGGGGCGTCGGTGACGTTCAGGTCCGAGCCGCCGACGAAGACGCCGGAAAAGCCGCGCAGATCCCCCAGCCGGGAGTTCTCCGAGTCGAGCATTCGGTGGACCAGCTGCTCCTCCTCCAGGCCCGCGGCACGGAGGAAATCGCGGTATTCGGCGCCGGCCACGGCGGGGCTGCGGCGCGGGGAGAGCAGCAGGAACGGAAGCATACCAAGCAGTCTACACAGGCGACCGGCATTTTCCGAACCAAGCGGTCTATTACATGCGCGTGTCGCGCCCGCCCCGCTCAGCGGTGGCGCACGGACTCCTCGACGAGGTCGAGCACGGTGTCGAAGCCCTCGGCCGAGCCGCCGGAGGCCAGCCGGGCGATCAGCCCGTCGAGGACGGTCTCCAGGTAGGTCGTCAGCACCGCGACGGGGACGTCGGTGCGCATGCGCTCGGCGACGTCGCGCTGCTCGAAGCGCTCGCGCACGGCCCGGTCGAGGACCTCCTGGTGCTTCTCCCAGCGGGCGCGGAAGCCGGCGTCGGTGCGCAGCAGACGGGAGATCTCGACGCGGGTGACCAGCCAGTCGTGGCGCTCGGGGTGGTGGATCAGGTCGCGCATGACGGCGACCAGGCCGTCGCGGGCGACGACCTCGGCCTGGCGCACGGCGTCCTGGTGGGCGATCTCCAGGAAGAGCGACTCCTTGTCGCCGAAGTGGTGGAAGATCGCGCCGCGGGACTTGCCCGTGGCCTCCTCGAGCCGGCGCACGGTCGCACCCTCGTATCCGTGGCGCGCGAAGCACACGCGGGCGCCCTCCAGGATCTCGCGGCGACGCCGCGCGAGTTCCTCGTCGCTGACCACGGGCATATGACGGCACGACCTTTCGGGTCTCGGGTGAAGGGGTAATCGGGCGCAAAGGGAAAACGGGCGGGGAGGCGAGGCGGTCACCTCGCCTCCCCGCCCGGGCGACGGGCCCGCGGTGCGGGTCCCGTCAGGCCACGGCCGGGGCCGGCCTAGTTGGCGGCCATCTGACGCAGCACGTACTGCAGGATGCCGCCGTGGCGGTAGTACTCCGCCTCACCGGGGGTGTCGATGCGCACGGTGGCGTCGAACTCGACGGTCTCGCCGCTCTCCTTGGTGGCGGTGACGTGGACCGTCGACGGGATCGAGTCGTTGAGCTCCTCGATGCCGGTGATGTCGAAGGTCTCCGTGCCGTCCAGGCCCAGGGACTCGTGGGACTCGCCCTCCGGGAACTGCAGCGGGATCACGCCCATGCCGATCAGGTTCGAGCGGTGGATGCGCTCGAAGGACTCGGTGATCACGGCCTTGACGCCCAGCAGGTTGGTGCCCTTGGCGGCCCAGTCACGCGAGGAGCCGGTGCCGTACTCCTTGCCGGCGATGACGACCAGCGGGGTGCCGGCGGCCTTGTAGTTCTGGCAGGCGTCGAAGATGAAGGCCTGCGGGCCGCCCTCCTGGGTGAAGTCGCGGGTGTAGCCGCCCTGGACGTCCACCAGCTGGTTCTGCAGGCGGATGTTGGCGAAGGTGCCGCGCATCATGACCTCGTGGTTGCCGCGGCGGGAGCCCAGGGAGTTGTAGTCCTTGCGCTCGACCCCGTTGGCGTCCAGGTACTGGGCGGCCGGGGTGCCGGGCTTGATCGAGGAGGCCGGGGAGATGTGGTCGGTGGTGACCGAGTCGCCCAGCTTGGCCAGGACGCGGGCGCCGTGGATGTCCTTGACGGGCTCCGGCTCGACGGGCATGTCGTCGAAGTAGGGCGCCTTGCGGATGTAGGTGGAGTCCGGGTCCCAGTCGAAGGTCTCGCCCTCGGGGACGTCGAGCTCCTGCCACTGCTTGTCGCCCTTGAACACGTCCGCGTAGTCCTGGACGTACAGCTCGCGGGAGATCGCCTGCTGGATGGTGTCCTCGATCTCGGCGGGGGAGGGCCAGATGTCCTTCAGGTAGACGTCGTTGCCGTCCTGGTCCTGGCCCAGCGGCTGGGTCTCGAAGTCGAAGTCCATGGTGCCGGCGATCGCGTAGGCGATGACCAGGATCGGGGACGCGAGGTAGTTCATCTTCACGTCCGGCGAGATGCGGCCCTCGAAGTTGCGGTTACCGGAGAGCACCGCGGTGGCGGTCAGGTCGTTGTCGTTGATCGCCTGGGAGACCTCGTCCGGCAGCGGGCCGGAGTTGCCGATGCAGGTGGTGCAGCCGAAGCCCGAGAGGTAGAAGCCCAGGGCCTCGAGGTCCTTCCAGAGGTCGGCGCGCTTGTAGTAGCCGTCGACGACCTGGGAACCCGGCGCACAGATGGTCTTGACCCACGGCTTGGCGCGCAGGCCCTTGGCGGCGGCCTTGCGGGCGATCAGGCCGGCGCCGATCATCACGGACGGGTTGGAGGTGTTGGTGCACGAGGTGATCGACGCGATGGCGACCATGCCGTGGTCCAGGGTGTACTCGCCGCCGCGCGGGGACTTGACGGTCACCGGGTGCGAGTGGCGGCCCTTGGAACCGACGGCGACGGACTCGCCGTGGCCCTCGGCGGAGGAGTTGTAGGTCTCCGGCAGGACGTCCTCGTCCTGCTCCTCGGGGGCGTTGCCCTCGGCGGCCATCTTGACGGCCTCGGTGGAGTCGTCCTCGCAGATCGGGTCGTCGGTGAAGGTGGACAGCTGCTCGCGGAAGGTGTCCTTCGCCTCGTTGAGCAGGATGCGGTCCTGCGGGCGCTTCGGGCCGGCGATCGACGGCACGACGGTGGACAGGTCCAGCTCGAGGTACTCGGAGTACTCGGCCTCGGGGGAGTCCTCGTCCAGCCACATGCCCTGGGCCTTGGCGTAGGCCTCGACGCGCTCGATCTGCTCCTCCGGGCGGCCGGTCAGGCGCAGGTACTTGGTGGTCTCCTCGTCGATCGGGAAGATCGCGCAGGTGGAGCCGAACTCCGGGGACATGTTGCCGATGGTGGCGCGGTTGGCCAGCGGCACCGACTTGACGCCGTTGCCGTAGAACTCGACGAACTTCTGGACCACGCCGTGCTCGCGCAGCATCTCGGTGATGGTCAGCACGACGTCGGTGGCGGTCACGCCGACCGGGATCTCACCGGTGAGCTTGAAGCCGACGACCTTCGGGATGAGCATGGAGACCGGCTGGCCCAGCATGGCCGCCTCGGCTTCGATGCCGCCGACGCCCCAGCCCAGGATGCCCAGGCCGTTCTCCATGGTGGTGTGGGAGTCGGTGCCGATGCAGGTGTCCGGGTA includes these proteins:
- a CDS encoding ACT domain-containing protein; the protein is MYAIMTVTGADHTGIIAGVTAALAEQKINILDVSQTIMERWFTMILRVEFDDAATGIEAIQERMGAVEKEQNLVIRIQSEALFSAVNEI
- the can gene encoding aconitate hydratase, with amino-acid sequence MTASKNSFDAQRTLEVGDKEYQYFALDAVPGMEKLPYSLKVLGENLLRTEDGKNVTADHIKALANWDPTAEPDTEIQFTPARVLMQDFTGVPCVVDLATMREAVSTLGGDPDQVNPLNPAEMVIDHSVIVEAFGSDDALQKNVEIEYQRNEERYQFLRWGSENFSNFRVVPPGTGIVHQVNIEYLARVVFDNEGVAYPDTCIGTDSHTTMENGLGILGWGVGGIEAEAAMLGQPVSMLIPKVVGFKLTGEIPVGVTATDVVLTITEMLREHGVVQKFVEFYGNGVKSVPLANRATIGNMSPEFGSTCAIFPIDEETTKYLRLTGRPEEQIERVEAYAKAQGMWLDEDSPEAEYSEYLELDLSTVVPSIAGPKRPQDRILLNEAKDTFREQLSTFTDDPICEDDSTEAVKMAAEGNAPEEQDEDVLPETYNSSAEGHGESVAVGSKGRHSHPVTVKSPRGGEYTLDHGMVAIASITSCTNTSNPSVMIGAGLIARKAAAKGLRAKPWVKTICAPGSQVVDGYYKRADLWKDLEALGFYLSGFGCTTCIGNSGPLPDEVSQAINDNDLTATAVLSGNRNFEGRISPDVKMNYLASPILVIAYAIAGTMDFDFETQPLGQDQDGNDVYLKDIWPSPAEIEDTIQQAISRELYVQDYADVFKGDKQWQELDVPEGETFDWDPDSTYIRKAPYFDDMPVEPEPVKDIHGARVLAKLGDSVTTDHISPASSIKPGTPAAQYLDANGVERKDYNSLGSRRGNHEVMMRGTFANIRLQNQLVDVQGGYTRDFTQEGGPQAFIFDACQNYKAAGTPLVVIAGKEYGTGSSRDWAAKGTNLLGVKAVITESFERIHRSNLIGMGVIPLQFPEGESHESLGLDGTETFDITGIEELNDSIPSTVHVTATKESGETVEFDATVRIDTPGEAEYYRHGGILQYVLRQMAAN
- a CDS encoding TetR/AcrR family transcriptional regulator; amino-acid sequence: MPVVSDEELARRRREILEGARVCFARHGYEGATVRRLEEATGKSRGAIFHHFGDKESLFLEIAHQDAVRQAEVVARDGLVAVMRDLIHHPERHDWLVTRVEISRLLRTDAGFRARWEKHQEVLDRAVRERFEQRDVAERMRTDVPVAVLTTYLETVLDGLIARLASGGSAEGFDTVLDLVEESVRHR
- a CDS encoding NAD(P)-binding oxidoreductase, whose product is MTQTTQTDSPRNVLVIGGHGKVALLATPKLVARGDRVTSVIRAAEQARDVEKLGATAHLADITALDAAQWRELVSGHDVVVWSAGAGGKGGAEATYAVDRDAALALVAALEELGADAPRLILVSYAGSLHNPWGEGHGMHAYGEAKQAVDERLASGVPFDHLVLAPGVLTLEPDRGLEPIPDEAGAAAETSRELVADVIVEAAGRADFPHAARFAFVDGDGPVAGADFGA
- a CDS encoding glutamine amidotransferase, with amino-acid sequence MLPFLLLSPRRSPAVAGAEYRDFLRAAGLEEEQLVHRMLDSENSRLGDLRGFSGVFVGGSDLNVTDAPHSRWQQNVNVQLAGLLAAPVPVLSVCYGGSAIARSTGGEIGRTHPENAGATTVELTAAGKSDPVFGALPATFTALTGHTENITALGPAATLLATGPSCPVQAVRYGERLWTCQFHSEMDADAMRVRMGFFHGHGYYDDAEFDAIVSGLPLVDTSAPRTLLRSFVAHAAADAARRQARDHTDAHVPALVG